In a genomic window of Magnolia sinica isolate HGM2019 chromosome 14, MsV1, whole genome shotgun sequence:
- the LOC131226285 gene encoding 5-formyltetrahydrofolate cyclo-ligase, mitochondrial codes for MLRRRESIQKARNALMSSIPPLLQSLLSPKHHQLQQPPSVAMHQAPDHLEAAYQQKRALRSKVRKDLKAMSPTQRRDEDIAIQNIVLEASWFKASTGLCAYISCDALREVDTSKILSEVLSGPTNECHIQTKKKLYVPRVEDKNSHMRMLNISSMEDLIANSMNILEPAPVDADGNERQDVMLATHPVDLLLLPGLAFNRSGRRLGRGGGYYDTFLRKYEALATERKWKQPLRVALSYSLQILDEEVIPVTPNDVPVDALVSPTGVICISPAALERM; via the exons ATGCTGAGAAGAAGAGAGAGCATACAGAAGGCTAGAAATGCCTTGATGTCCTCCATACCCCCACTCCTTCAATCCCTTCTCTCCCCCAAACATCATCAGCTGCAGCAGCCACCGTCCGTCGCGATGCACCAAGCTCCGGACCATCTCGAGGCTGCATATCAGCAGAAGCGCGCCCTCCGCTCCAAAGTCCGGAAGGATTTAAAGGCCATGAGCCCTACGCAGAGAAGAGATGAAG ataTTGCGATTCAGAATATTGTTTTGGAAGCTTCATGGTTTAAAGCTAGCACTGGATTATGTGCTTATATAAGCTGCGATGCCTTACGAGAAGTTGATACATCAAAGATTTTGTCAGAAGTTCTAAGTGGTCCAACTAATG AGTGTCATatacaaaccaagaaaaagcttTATGTTCCACGGGTGGAAGACAAGAATAGCCACATGCGGATGCTCAACATTTCAAGTATGGAAGATCTAATTGCAAATTCAATGAATATCTTGGAACCAGCCCCAGTAGACGCCGATGGAAATGAACGCCAAGACG TTATGCTGGCAACTCATCCAGTTGATTTGCTCCTCTTACCAG GGCTTGCCTTCAACAGATCTGGAAGACGCTTGGGCCGTGGTGGAGG TTACTATGATACGTTCTTGAGGAAATACGAGGCGCTTGCTACCGAGCGAAAATGGAAGCAGCCCCTTCGAG TTGCACTGTCATACTCTTTGCAAATATTGGATGAGGAAGTCATCCCTGTTACTCCCAATGATGTTCCTGTGGATGCGCTCGTCTCCCCAACCGGCGTGATTTGTATAAGCCCTGCTGCATTGGAAAGGATGTGA